The DNA region TAAGCGAACATGAAGTGGAAAAGATTTTACTGCAGCAACGGCAATTTTTCCGCTCAGGGGCTACACGTTCGCCCGAGGCTCGAATTGCACATTTAACCCGGCTGAAACAGGCGATCCAGAAGTATGAGTCCCGTCTGACTGAGGCGCTCTATCAGGATTTGGGCAAGAGTGAGTTCGAATCGTATACCACAGAGATTGGATTCATGCTGGATAGTATCACACATACCATAGGGAAAGTGAGAAAATGGGTCAAACCGGTCAAAGTTAAAACCCAGTTCGCGTTGGTCGGGTCCAAAAGTTATATCATTCCTGAGCCTTATGGTGCGGTATTGATTATCGGGCCCTTTAACTATCCATTCCAGCTGTTAATTGAACCCCTCGTTGGCGCGTTGGCAGCCGGCAATACGGCGATCCTCAAAGCATCAGAGAACACACCGGCTGTCTCCGCAGTTATTCGGGAGATGATTAGCTCCGTCTTCGAACCAGCTTACGTTCACGTGGTAGAAGGAGCCAAAGACACAACTACAGCGCTCATTAACGCGCCGTTTGACTATATCTTCTTTACAGGCAGTGTACCGGTGGGGAAAATTGTCATGGAAGCAGCTGCCAAAAATCTCGTTCCGGTTACACTGGAGCTTGGCGGTAAAAGTCCGGTTATCGTGGATAAGCATGCAGATCTTAAAGTGGCTGCACAGCGGATTATATGGGGGAAACTGCTCAATACGGGTCAGACCTGCATCGCACCGGATTATCTGCTTGTTCATGAACAGGTGAAAGATCTCTTGATTACTGAAATGAAAGCAGCGGTGGAGTCATTCTTTGGTACGGATATTCAGCACAATCGGGACTATGGGCGAATCGTTAACAAAGCTCATTTCAAACGTCTTACCACGCTTATCGAACGTGATCAGGCTCATGTCATATATGGTGGTCGCTCCGATGAGGAAGATCGCTTTATTGAACCTACGTTTATTGATGTGGAATCCTGGGATGCCGCATCAATGGAGGACGAGATTTTTGGGCCGATTCTCCCATTGATCAGTTATACCCATATTGATGAGGCGATTGAAGGCATTGTAAAACGGCCCAAACCACTGGCGCTGTATCTCTTCACGTCCGATACACAGCTACAGGATAAAGTGATGCGCGAGGTTTCTTTTGGAGGCGGATGCATTAACGATACGATTACCCATGTGGCTAACCCGCGTCTGCCATTTGGCGGTGTAGGACATTCAGGACTGGGTGCATATCATGGGCGTTACAGCCTGGAGACATTCTCCCATATGAAAAGTGTGCTCAAAAAGAGCACCAGATTGAACTTGTCTATTTTATATCCGCCGTACGATAACAAACTTAAGACGATTAAACGTCTGTTGAAATAAAGAACCAATGTTAAATTGCATACCAATTCAGTTGCCACACGAGAATGAGGTTCAATGAATGAAGCTCATTCGGGAGCAGGCTGTTCCTGTCTGTAGCGTGATGGGGAAATACCGGACCAGCGCTTAAATTGACGGCTGAAATGGGCAATATCCTTATAACCAAGCATGGAAGCGATGTTCTGAACCGATAATTCGGGATTACCCAGCAGAACTTTGGCTTCATGCAAAACCATTTCGGACAGATAGACACGCGGAGACTGACCATACACCTGACGGAATACACGGTTACAATGGGAAGAACTGATACCCAGTTCCGCTGCAATATCATCTATGCCATAGTGGCTGTCGGACTCACGCCCCTGTTTGAATTGTTGACTCACAAGGCTTTGCAGCCGATTGCGGATTTGGTGAGCCAATTCAATTTTCTCATATCCATCTGTGAACAATTGAGCTGCCTCCTGAGAGACCGCTTCCCACAAATGACCGAACAATTCAAACACGGCCGATTGCAGCTGCATACGCTGTACCATTGTACTTGCCGCCCGATTGTCAGCAGAAGACATTAATTTGCAAAGTACAGGCTCGATCTGGCGGGTAACCGGACTTTCTGCATCGAACAAAACCTGCTTGATTCGTGCAAGCAAGGAGAGAAATAACTGATCGTCGATGTCAAAATGCATGCAAAAATAGGTGAACCCCTTGCCCTTATGGCTTTGGCTGGAATGAATGCTTCCTGGAGGAATCAGGAGCAATTCGCCAGCCTTTTGAATATACTCCTTACCGTTCACGGTCATGCATTGTTCACCTTCTGTTACATAATTCAGTTCATACTGCGGATGTTCGTGCGCGGGATAATCCCAATCTGCTCCGACACTGCGCAAATGAATAGCGAACAGATTCACCGTTGTTTGTACATCCGGGTAAAACACTTCATGCACACTTTCTCCCAAAGCGGGAGGCAAATAGGTGGAAGACATGGAAGACCCCCTTTATCATCTATGGCTGTTCCTTACGGAAGTGATGGAATACGATAAAACATAAACGGATGTAACCGCCTTCATTATATTATAGTCTATCAGCTTGATTTGGGTAAATATCCGATTGATTTGACCATGGTCTATGGTGGAATGCCCATGGTAGGATGGGGCTAATGAAAACGCATGCAAACCATTTTGAGAGGGGTCATCATTTATGAGTACATCCAAAAAATCCATTTTTTATAATGCCCATCACTCACCGATCGGAGCTTTCGCCAGTTTCACGCTTGGTTACAAAGGAGCTAAAGGCGGCCTGGGACTGGAGCTTGGCAAGCCAGCAGATCAGAATATATATATCGGTTTACAGTCTCGCGACAGTGAGAACTACGAAGCATTACCATTTTTCGAAGCTGTTGAGGATGCGAGTGTTCGGTATGATGTCGAGAAAGTGGAAAATTCGGATTCGGATCAGGCATCGTCGACCTCAACGGAAAGTGAAGAGAGCACACCAGCTGGAGTTGGAGTGCAGATGTCGGGTTCGCTGATTTCAGCGTTTCGTGATGAAGATATTACCCGTGAATTTACTTTGGGCACAGATACGTGGACGGCGGGTGATCTGACCTTCCGAATTTACTCACCTGTGCGTCCTGTACCGGAACCGCTAAGTGGCGATCGTGAAGCATTAATGGATGCGCTTGTGCCAGCAGTGCTGGTGGAGATGACGATTGATAACACGCAAGGACAGAAGCCGCGCAAAGCGTATTTTGGTTATCAGGGTAATGATCCTTACTCCGCCATGCGTATCATCGGAGGACCGGAGGGTGGAGCATTAACGGGGGTTGGACAAGGACGCTTAACCGCCATTTTGTCTGCGGATGAGGGACTATGGCCTGCGCGCGGATTTACACTGGAAAAGATATTACAGGAGAAACATCGCGAGAACCTGGCTTTCGGATTAGGCGAAACAGCTGCATTATTGATGGACGTTCCAGCGGGAGAGAAGCGTACGTTCCAATTTGCCGTATGTTTCTATCGAGGCGGGATTGTTACTTCGGGTATGGACACGACCTATTGGTATACCCGTTATTTTGCGGATATCCTGGAAGCTGGGCAATATGCGCTTGACCGTTTTAGTGAGTTGACTGCTTCCTGTCAGGAAGTTGAGCAACGTCTTGGCGTATCTGCTTTGAGTGAAGATCAGTCCTTTATGCTTGCCCATTCCATTCACAGCTACTATGCAAGCACACAACTGCTGGATGCGGACGGCGAACCGTTCTGGATCGTAAACGAAGGCGAATACCGGATGATGAACACACTTGATCTGACTGCAGATCAGCTGTATTTTGAATTAGCTTTGAATCCCTGGACAGTGCGTAATGAGCTGGAGTGGTTTGTGAAGCGCTACAGTTATACAGACCAAGTGCGATTCCCGGGTGAAGAAAAGGAATATCCGGGAGGCATTACGTTTACTCATGATATCGGCGTAGCCAATGTATTCTCGCGTCCGGGACACTCGGCATATGAACTGGTGGGCATTGATGACTGCTTTTCGCAAATGAGCCACGAGGAACTGGTCAACTGGCTCTGTTGTGCAGCGGTATATATTGAACAGACGCAGGATCGGGAGTTTGTCAAGGAGATGCTTCCTGTCATCCGTGATTGCTTCGAAAGCATGTTAAACCGGGATCATCCGGATGAACAACAACGCAATGGCCTGATGGGTCTGGATAGCAGCCGTACCAAGGGCGGAGCCGAGATTACCACGTATGACAGCCTGGATGTGTCTCTTGGACAATCCCGGAATAACATCTACCTGGCAGGAAAATGCTGGGCTGTCTATGTTGCACTGGAGAAGCTGTTCGCAGCAGAGAAGCTGGGTGACCTGTCCCATCATGCAGGCCGTCAGGCGGATCGCTGTGCAGCCAGTATTGCAGCCCAGTTGACCGATGGGGGTTATATTCCGGCCGTTATCGCCGAAAATAATGATTCCCGCATTATTCCAGCCATTGAAGGTTTGGTGTTCCCTTACTTCACTGGCTGTGAAGGTGCGCTGGATGTAAATGGCCGTTTTGGTCCTTACCTGCAAGCACTTCGAACTCATCTTAAAACTGTTCTTGTACCTGGTACCTGTCTGTTTGAAGATGGAGGCTGGAAGCTGTCCTCAACAAGTAATAACTCGTGGCTCAGCAAAATATATCTGTCCCAGTTCATAGCGAGAGAATTACTGGGCGTGGCTTGGGATGAAACAGGGAAGGCATCTGATGCTGCCCATGTAAACTGGCTGTTGCATCCAGAGGAGTCCTACTGGTGCTGGAGTGACCAGATTCTGGCGGGCGTCGCGGTCGGAAGCAAGTATTATCCGCGTGGTGTAACATCGATTTTATGGCTCCTGGAAGGCAAAGGTACTCGTCTGGAGCAAATCTATGCCAGCAAGGAGGCGGCGGTGCAATGAGCAACACCACCCTTAAAACGCATATTTCCGGGCCGCAATATGATGCGTGGCTTGGTTATCTCCAAGGTCAGTCGGGGGGGAAGGGAGCTGCCAGAAAGGCAGCTCCAGTCTGGAGCCATACCGTGTCGGCGGAAGAAGATCAAGAACTTCTATCAACAGCCATAGCTGAACTGACTCAGGGGCTTGATAAGCTGTTTGGGATAAAGCCGAAAGTTAATCATGCAGCTTTCAGCCAAGCGAGTGAGCCGGATTTGGCTCATCAGGCGGCACAAGGGGTATGGCTGGGTACCTGGAAGGGTTCGAAAGCCGTAGCTCAAGCATTCAGCGACACGGAGCGCTCGGCTGTACACGGCGAAGGTTATATCATTCGCCAAGATACGGAACACGGCAGGTTATTTATTGGTTCTGAAACTCCTCAAGGTGTTCTGTACGGTACTTTTCATCTGTTGAGAGAACTGGTGCTGGACCAAGCAAGCTCAACTGAAGCGGATACTGCCACGGAAAGACTAAGTTATATTACCGAGCAACCCGTTAATGCCTTACGCATGATCAATCAGTGGGATAATGTGGACGGCAGCATCGAGCGCGGTTATGCCGGCAAGTCCATTTTCTATGACAACGGAGAATTCACGAAGGACCTTGGGCGTATCCGGGACTATGCCAGACTGCTTGCTTCCACAGGCATTAACGCGATCTCGATCAATAACGTAAACGTGCATAAGCGTGAAACCTTGTTCCTGACGGAGCGTTTCCTGGGTGATGTCGCCAAGGTTGCTGCAGCATTCAGAGCGTATGGCATTCGATTGTTCTTAAGTGCCAACTATGCAAGTCCAATAGAGATCGGCGGGTTGCTTACAGCAAATCCGCTGGATGAGCAGGTCCGTGAATGGTGGAACGTTCAGACAGCGAAGGTGTACGCGGCAATCCCGGATTTTGGCGGCTACCTGATCAAAGCGGATTCAGAAAATCGCCCAGGTCCATTTACGTATAACCGGGATCATGCCGATGGAGCCAATATGCTGGCCGAGGCTCTTCGTCCATTCGGTGGACTGGTGATCTGGCGCTGCTTTGTCTACAATTGCAAGCAGGACTGGCGTGACCGCTCTACAGATCGCGCGCGTGCGGCCTATGACCACTTCAAGCCACTGGATGGCCGATTTGCGGATAATGTCATTTTGCAGATCAAGAATGGACCGATGGACTTTCAGGTTCGGGAGGCCGTATCCCCGTTGTTCGGGGCCATGGAGCAAACAAATCAGGTATTGGAGTTCCAGATTACACAGGAGTATACGGGCCAGCAGCGACATTTGTGTTATCTGGTTCCACAGTGGAAAGAAGTATTGGATTTTGATACGTTTGCCAAGGGTCAGGGCTCTGAAATCAAACGTATCGCTGACGGCTCTCTGTACAACAGGCCCTATAGCGGCTTTGCCGCAGTCTCCAATATCGGCGCAGACGCTTGTTGGACGGGACACCCACTCGCTCAAGCGAATCTGTACGGATATGGAAGACTGGCCTGGAATCCGGAGCTGTCATCGGAAGAGATTGCGGAGGAGTGGGTCAGACTTACGTTTGGACATGACGAAGAGGTGGTTCGTCTCATCTCTGGCATGCTTCTGGATTCGTTGGAAATCTATGAAAGTTATACGGCACCGCTCGGTGTAGGCTGGATGGTCAATCCGGAGCACCATTATGGGCCTAATGTAGATGGCTATGAGTATTCCAAGTGGGGGACGTATCATTTTGCCGATCGTGATGGTATTGGCGTGGACCGGACAGTGAGCAGTGGAACGGGATATACATCGCAATACCACCGGGAAAATGCCGAAAGATATGAATCTGTAGATACCTGTCCGGATGAGCTGCTGTTATTTTTCCACCATGTCCCATATACCCACGTCCTGCATTCTGGCAAAACGGTCATTCAGCATATTTATGATACACATTTTGATGGAGCAGAGAAGGCAGCGGCGTTAGCCGAGACTTGGGGACAGCTGGAAGGCAAGATTGATCCGACTGTATTTAATAAGGTGGCTTCGTTACAGGCAGGGCAGGCGGAACATGCCAAGGAATGGAGAGACATGATCAATACGTACTTCTATCGCAAAAGCGGCATTGCAGATGAACAAGGCAGAACGATATTTTAACTTGGATTCTGGGGATAACAGCGATCGGAAGATGGTTCTGGCCGCGCAGCGGACAAGTGCTATAATCATTCGTTTAACTTTTATAGAACAGTCGAATCTTCTTCAGAGAAGAGCATAACGTTGGCAACATGAGAAGGAGGACATATATGGGACATCATCAAATACCCGAGACTATGAAGGCTGCCGTCATGACAACACCTGGGAACATTATCATGGAGGAACAGGCTGTACCCCAGCCTGCTGATGACGAAGTACTTATTAAGGTAATGGCGGTTGGCGTCTGCGGATCGGATGTGCATTATTTTGAACATGGCAGAATTGGCCGATTTGTGGTTGAGAAACCGATTATACTCGGACATGAATGTGCAGGTATCGTAGCATCTGTCGGCTCGAAAGTATCACGGTTGAAAGAAGGAGATCGGGTAGCCATTGAGCCTGGGGTAACCTGCGGACGATGCACGGCTTGTAAAGAAGGCCGATATAATCTGTGTCCCGATGTGCAATTTCTGGCGACACCTCCGGTGGATGGGGCATTTGTGCAGTATATGACAATTCGTGAAGATATGGTCTTTCCCATCCCGGATCATCTATCTTTTGAAGAGGCGGCGATGAACGAACCTTTCTCGGTAGGCATTCATGCTGCAAGACGCAGTAAACTGGCTCCTGGAACAACACTTGCCATTATGGGCATGGGACCTGTTGGACTGATGGCTGTGGCAGCTGCCAAATCGTTCGGTGTGGAACGCATCATCGTAACCGACCTGGAGGAAGTGAGACTGGAAGCCGCTCGCCGCATGGGCGCCACCCATACCATTAATGTACGGAATGAAGATGCACTGGCTGTGATCCGTGAGTTAACGAATGGTGTCGGTGTAGATACGGCGTGGGAAACAGCAGGTAATCCAAAGGCGCTTCAGTCTGCATTATATTCGCTCCGTCGCGGGGGCAAGCTTGCCATTGTAGGATTGCCTGCACAGGACGAAATTGCACTCAATGTTCCTTTTATTGCCGACAATGAGGTGGATATATACGGAATCTTCCGTTATGCCAATACGTATCCTGCGGGAATTGAGTTTCTGAGCTCAGGCCAGCATAATGTGATGTCCCTGATTACCGACCGTTATTCACTTGAGGAGACACAACAGGCTATGGAACGGGCATTGCATAATAAGAGTGGAAGTCTGAAAGTAATGGTATATCCGAACGGGAAATGAATCCATTTCAAGGGAGCCCTGATGTTCAGGGTTTCTTTTTTTGTATTTTTCACCATAAAAGGATTAAACAAGCTTCCATAACGTGGTATAATGCTTGAAGATTTTAATATATAAAATCATACACAACAAAATAGGTTGAACAGCAACTTAGCGAAAGGAACTGAAGGTTGTGAGAACACATGAATTTATGATTCACTCCGATTTCCACCGGGATGATCTGATGTCTGTATCTTCTCAAGCGGCGCGTTTTTC from Paenibacillus sp. JNUCC-31 includes:
- a CDS encoding aldehyde dehydrogenase, yielding MQELSEHEVEKILLQQRQFFRSGATRSPEARIAHLTRLKQAIQKYESRLTEALYQDLGKSEFESYTTEIGFMLDSITHTIGKVRKWVKPVKVKTQFALVGSKSYIIPEPYGAVLIIGPFNYPFQLLIEPLVGALAAGNTAILKASENTPAVSAVIREMISSVFEPAYVHVVEGAKDTTTALINAPFDYIFFTGSVPVGKIVMEAAAKNLVPVTLELGGKSPVIVDKHADLKVAAQRIIWGKLLNTGQTCIAPDYLLVHEQVKDLLITEMKAAVESFFGTDIQHNRDYGRIVNKAHFKRLTTLIERDQAHVIYGGRSDEEDRFIEPTFIDVESWDAASMEDEIFGPILPLISYTHIDEAIEGIVKRPKPLALYLFTSDTQLQDKVMREVSFGGGCINDTITHVANPRLPFGGVGHSGLGAYHGRYSLETFSHMKSVLKKSTRLNLSILYPPYDNKLKTIKRLLK
- a CDS encoding AraC family transcriptional regulator, which translates into the protein MSSTYLPPALGESVHEVFYPDVQTTVNLFAIHLRSVGADWDYPAHEHPQYELNYVTEGEQCMTVNGKEYIQKAGELLLIPPGSIHSSQSHKGKGFTYFCMHFDIDDQLFLSLLARIKQVLFDAESPVTRQIEPVLCKLMSSADNRAASTMVQRMQLQSAVFELFGHLWEAVSQEAAQLFTDGYEKIELAHQIRNRLQSLVSQQFKQGRESDSHYGIDDIAAELGISSSHCNRVFRQVYGQSPRVYLSEMVLHEAKVLLGNPELSVQNIASMLGYKDIAHFSRQFKRWSGISPSRYRQEQPAPE
- a CDS encoding glycoside hydrolase family 52 protein, which gives rise to MSTSKKSIFYNAHHSPIGAFASFTLGYKGAKGGLGLELGKPADQNIYIGLQSRDSENYEALPFFEAVEDASVRYDVEKVENSDSDQASSTSTESEESTPAGVGVQMSGSLISAFRDEDITREFTLGTDTWTAGDLTFRIYSPVRPVPEPLSGDREALMDALVPAVLVEMTIDNTQGQKPRKAYFGYQGNDPYSAMRIIGGPEGGALTGVGQGRLTAILSADEGLWPARGFTLEKILQEKHRENLAFGLGETAALLMDVPAGEKRTFQFAVCFYRGGIVTSGMDTTYWYTRYFADILEAGQYALDRFSELTASCQEVEQRLGVSALSEDQSFMLAHSIHSYYASTQLLDADGEPFWIVNEGEYRMMNTLDLTADQLYFELALNPWTVRNELEWFVKRYSYTDQVRFPGEEKEYPGGITFTHDIGVANVFSRPGHSAYELVGIDDCFSQMSHEELVNWLCCAAVYIEQTQDREFVKEMLPVIRDCFESMLNRDHPDEQQRNGLMGLDSSRTKGGAEITTYDSLDVSLGQSRNNIYLAGKCWAVYVALEKLFAAEKLGDLSHHAGRQADRCAASIAAQLTDGGYIPAVIAENNDSRIIPAIEGLVFPYFTGCEGALDVNGRFGPYLQALRTHLKTVLVPGTCLFEDGGWKLSSTSNNSWLSKIYLSQFIARELLGVAWDETGKASDAAHVNWLLHPEESYWCWSDQILAGVAVGSKYYPRGVTSILWLLEGKGTRLEQIYASKEAAVQ
- a CDS encoding alpha-glucuronidase family glycosyl hydrolase, coding for MSNTTLKTHISGPQYDAWLGYLQGQSGGKGAARKAAPVWSHTVSAEEDQELLSTAIAELTQGLDKLFGIKPKVNHAAFSQASEPDLAHQAAQGVWLGTWKGSKAVAQAFSDTERSAVHGEGYIIRQDTEHGRLFIGSETPQGVLYGTFHLLRELVLDQASSTEADTATERLSYITEQPVNALRMINQWDNVDGSIERGYAGKSIFYDNGEFTKDLGRIRDYARLLASTGINAISINNVNVHKRETLFLTERFLGDVAKVAAAFRAYGIRLFLSANYASPIEIGGLLTANPLDEQVREWWNVQTAKVYAAIPDFGGYLIKADSENRPGPFTYNRDHADGANMLAEALRPFGGLVIWRCFVYNCKQDWRDRSTDRARAAYDHFKPLDGRFADNVILQIKNGPMDFQVREAVSPLFGAMEQTNQVLEFQITQEYTGQQRHLCYLVPQWKEVLDFDTFAKGQGSEIKRIADGSLYNRPYSGFAAVSNIGADACWTGHPLAQANLYGYGRLAWNPELSSEEIAEEWVRLTFGHDEEVVRLISGMLLDSLEIYESYTAPLGVGWMVNPEHHYGPNVDGYEYSKWGTYHFADRDGIGVDRTVSSGTGYTSQYHRENAERYESVDTCPDELLLFFHHVPYTHVLHSGKTVIQHIYDTHFDGAEKAAALAETWGQLEGKIDPTVFNKVASLQAGQAEHAKEWRDMINTYFYRKSGIADEQGRTIF
- a CDS encoding NAD(P)-dependent alcohol dehydrogenase, translated to MGHHQIPETMKAAVMTTPGNIIMEEQAVPQPADDEVLIKVMAVGVCGSDVHYFEHGRIGRFVVEKPIILGHECAGIVASVGSKVSRLKEGDRVAIEPGVTCGRCTACKEGRYNLCPDVQFLATPPVDGAFVQYMTIREDMVFPIPDHLSFEEAAMNEPFSVGIHAARRSKLAPGTTLAIMGMGPVGLMAVAAAKSFGVERIIVTDLEEVRLEAARRMGATHTINVRNEDALAVIRELTNGVGVDTAWETAGNPKALQSALYSLRRGGKLAIVGLPAQDEIALNVPFIADNEVDIYGIFRYANTYPAGIEFLSSGQHNVMSLITDRYSLEETQQAMERALHNKSGSLKVMVYPNGK